The Zingiber officinale cultivar Zhangliang chromosome 2A, Zo_v1.1, whole genome shotgun sequence genomic sequence tgacaaatacatatattaaatgagaaagaggaagacaaaaaagatttagttagtaataataaaataaaataaaatttatttaaatatagataataatATAGTAAGATAGtccaataatatataaaaaaaatttatatagtcAATCCACTATAATGAAACTATTATTCTGGTATCCATACTACATTTGCTCATTCCACTGAGTGAAATAAATTATATAGATTTTATTCTATTTtgagtcttttttttttattgaagttGTGAAGAGCACCCTTTTTTATTTATCATCAAAAGGGATATAGATGAAATGTATGAGATGCCCTTATAATAATAAATGATAAATAAATATGATTCTAATAAAAGGGTCACCCTTTTGAACCTCACCCATAAAATTATAGTAAAGGATAAAGTCATTAAATAACATAGGAGGATcatataatttaatatatttgccGTTACTTGGAATGAGCTGGATGTGCCGAGGCGTATGTAGGGAGGAGATAGATGAAAAGTATGAGTAGGAATTGTTAGCTTGCCTGacacaaatttaaatatataatataagaaattttaaatatttaatttttagaattgattaatttcagagatgattaaattaattacataaaattttttttattgatcatcAGGGTAAATTAAAAGTATTAATAAACATCCATCCAAATGACTAATGTCTTTAAATTTATCATcccattaaaaaaaatctttgtaATATAcggtaattaaaattcaaatattaaaattttaattaatcactTAAACCATCTGTAACCACTACATACTAGCCCGAGCTCAAATATAAACACTAACGGTAGCAATTGCATCATTGACCAGAAAGATCAGAAATCACATATTGAAGCCTGCGTGAAACACGCCCGTAAAAAGAATCTCTATCACGACGACGGATCCAGCGCTGCAAATCCACTGCTTCACAGTGGACCTTCACCAGCTGTCAAAACTTGTCTCAATCCTGCCGCTTATCTGTTTGGACGGGGTGGAACGGTTCGGTAACGGATGGGAAACAGAGGATAAGTAATATACTCATGCACTCTTTATTTGAGAGAGAGGAAGCTTGAAACATGTGTTAAAAGGgaattataaaaatatctttattttttaaattaaatattaatttgattaagaattaatatttaaaatagaaataaaaaatatatattagatttttctttcccttccttatattaataaattaatatatagaAAAACCTTCTTTTAATAGATAAAGAAGATTAAAGCTTATTAATTCTTATATTTCATTTTCCTTAGTTTATTCTTCTCCAAAATAAAGTTTAAATTCACCGGCAGGACGAATTTACAATAATAAGACAAGGACATATGTTTTGGGAAAACAACTCATCACGTTTCTTAGCCATTTGATCGACTTTCAGATGACCGTGGTTACATCCTTTCCTGGGAGACGTAAGTCCTCCTTGATCCCTAGTCCTCCCTTCCACGTGATCTCTTCTCCACTTCTCCACTCCATCCACAACACTTCACCATCATCTTCATGCGgaccttcctcctccttctcctcctttcctGCTTGGCCGTGCCCGCCGCCGAAGCCAAATGCGCATTCCCAGCTATCTTCAACTTCGGCGACTCCAACTCTGACACCGGAGGCTTCTGGGCCGCCTTCCCGGCTCAGCCCGGCCCCTTCGGCATGACCTACTTCAAGGCTCCCGCCGGCCGTGCCTCCGACGGCCGCCTCGTCATCGACTTCCTGGCCTCCGCTCTCGGGCTCCCGTTCCTGAGTCCGTACCTGAAGTCGATCGGGTCGAACTTCAGGCACGGCGCCAACTTCGCGACGCTGGCGTCGACGGTGCTCCTTCCTAACACGTCCCTGTTCGTCACCGGCATCAGCCCCTTCTCGCTGGGGATTCAACTCAACCAGATGAAGGATCTCCGGACTCAATCCATCCGCGCCGCCTCCACAAGAAACGGTATACGACGGACTGATTCAAATCAAATTATATAAATCGATCGCTCTAATTGATATTGAACTTGCCTTTGCAGAGCAGCTTCCTCCGAGCTCTGTTTCAGTGAAGCACTTTACACCTTCGACATCGGCCAGAACGATTTCACCTCCCAACTCGCATTGCTGGGGATCGCCGGAGTGAGGCAGTTCCTCCTCCAAGTCGCGTCTCAGATCGCGTGGTCCATCAAGGTAAGTAGAACACTTTCCCCTTTCCATTTTCCATGGAAACTTCATTTGCATTCATGGCGTGCAGGAGATTTATGAGACGGTAGGAGGGCGCACATTTATGGTCTTCAACCTCGCTCCCATCGGCTGCTATCCGTCTTTCCTATCAGAGCTACCGCACAATAGCTCAGATCTGGACGTCTATGGCTGCATGACGTCCTACAACAATGCCGTCGCCGATTACAATGATCTGCTGAACGATACTCTCCAGTATGTGCGAAGCTCGATGCCGGCTGCCACCATCGTCTTCGTGGACACCCATTCTGTGAAAC encodes the following:
- the LOC122041188 gene encoding GDSL esterase/lipase At4g01130-like; its protein translation is MRTFLLLLLLSCLAVPAAEAKCAFPAIFNFGDSNSDTGGFWAAFPAQPGPFGMTYFKAPAGRASDGRLVIDFLASALGLPFLSPYLKSIGSNFRHGANFATLASTVLLPNTSLFVTGISPFSLGIQLNQMKDLRTQSIRAASTRNASSELCFSEALYTFDIGQNDFTSQLALLGIAGVRQFLLQVASQIAWSIKEIYETVGGRTFMVFNLAPIGCYPSFLSELPHNSSDLDVYGCMTSYNNAVADYNDLLNDTLQYVRSSMPAATIVFVDTHSVKLELFRNPRSHGLLHGIRACCGSGGGAYNFDGRVLCGNSKVIDGKTVTATACGDPENYVSWDGIHATEAANKRVAWSVLSGAYFYPRFPLSQLCDLQPIG